Part of the Candidatus Dadabacteria bacterium genome is shown below.
GTGTGCGCGGTTATGCGGCTTGCAAGGTTCAATGTGCAGTCTTCATCGCTTGAGAAGAGAAGTTTTATGGGGCTGCCGAGCCCCATGGCGGCGGGCGTTATGATATCGCCGGTTTTTGTGGCGACCGAGTTGGGAATGTTTCCGCTTTCCGGGGAGATGGCGGTTTTTTACGCCGTTGCGGCGCCGGTTACGGGGTTTTTCATGGTGAGCGGAGTCAGATACCGGAAGGCGGGTTTTTTCAGTTTCGGCGGCAAGAGGTTTGATTTTCTGGTTACCACATCCGTCCTGATAGCGGTTGTGGCGGTCAATCCGGGGCTGTCCGTTGCGGCGGTCTCTACGCTGTATCTGCTTTCCGGCCCCGCGCTGTTTGCCCTTGGCCGCCTCAGGCGGCGCGGCGGAAACAGAGGCGGGGAGACGGAGAAGGCGGGTTGAGGGCGCGCGCGTTTCTGCTTTTTCTGTGCGCGGTTTTTTACGCGGGAGGTTCTGAATTGTCTGCAAAGGAGATTTCATCTGTTACAAAAACGCGGCTTGACAACGGGCTCACCGTGTTGCTTGAGCCAGACGCCTCCGCGCCGGTTACGGCGGTCAATGTGTGGGTCAAAACCGGCTCCGGGTGCGAGCGGGACGGCGAGAGGGGGCTTGCCCATTTTCACGAGCACATGCTGTTCAAGGGCGGCGGAGACATGGGGCCGGGCGAACTCGCGTTTGAGGTTGAATCTTCCGGCGGGCGCATAAACGCCTTCACATCGTTTGACCACACGGTTTACCACATAGTTTCGGCAAGCAGGTCGGCGGGCAGGAGCATAGACCTGCTTGCCTCAAGCGTTACCGCGCCGGCGTTTGACCCCGAAGAGTTGAAAAAAGAGATTGAGGTGGTTGTTGAGGAGATACGCCGCGACAAAGACAACCCCTCAAGCGTGATGAGCAGGCGGCTGTTTGAAACCGCCTACGAGGGGCATCCCTACGGGCTGCCCATTCTTGGAACACGCGAAAGCGTCCGCTCTTTCACGCGCGAAAAGGTTTCCGCCTTTTACCGCAAATGGTATACGCCCCGCAACATGGTCGTTGTGGTAACGGGGGATTTTAAGCCGGGCTCCGTTCTCGCCCGAATCAAAAAACGTTTCGGCTCTCTGAAGAAAAGCCCCGCCGCCGTGTGCGCGGAGGCGACAGCCCCGCCAGTGAGAAAATCGCCCGCAGTTTCCGTTCAGAAAAGAGACACAAACGAAGGGTATTTCTCGCTTGCGTTCAGAATTCCCGGTGTTGCGCATGAGGATGTTCCCGCCCTTGATGTCATTTCGGAGATAATGGGCGCGGGAGACAGTTCGCGCCTTCACAGAATCGTCAAAGAGGAAAAGGGAATAGTGAACACGGTTTATTCCTACGCCTACGCCCCCGTGATGGGAGGGGTTTTTGCGGTGGGCGGAACGGTTGCGCCGGACGGCGCGGAGGCCGCTTACGGCGAGATTCTGCCGATGCTTTACGGCCTTGCGGACGCGTCTCCCGCTCCTTCGGAAATTCAAAAGGCGAAAGTCAACATTGAGAGCGACAGTGTGCGCTCAAGGGAAACCATGCAGGGCAGGGCGCATTCGCTCGGGTTTTACGAGACGGCGGCGGGTGATTACGGTTTTGAGGGCGCTTATGTGGAAGCCGTGCGCGCCGTAACCCCGGCGGACATACGCAGGGTTGCGGCAAAATACTTCACTCCGGCAAATCTTTCCGTCTCGGCGGTGGTTCCGCCCGCCTCGCGCTCGTCCGCGCAAAGCGTCAAAAAAGCGGTTTCCGGCGCAAAGCCGCCTTCCCCCGATTCGGGCAAGGGCGGAAAAACGAACATTCACAAACTGAAGAACGGCATTAAGGTCATTATAAAAGAGAACAAATCCGTTCCGCTTTTCTCCGTCCGCCTGCTTTTTCCGGGGGGCTTGAGATTTGAGGATGCGCGTTCCGGCGGTCTTTCCAACCTTACGGCGAACATGCTTACGCGCGGCACTCACAGCCGCACGGCAAAGCAGATAGCGGAAGAGATGGAGTCTCTTGCGGGATACATAGAGGGTTTTTCCGGCAGAGACAGCGCGGGCGTTGTGATGGAGGCGCTCAGCGCGAATTTTGACACCGCAATGGACATATTTGCCGATGTCGCCCTGAATCCGTCTTTTGAGCCTGAGGAGATGGCGCGGGCAAAAAGGGAGATTTCCGCCGCGATAAGCAAGAAAAAGGATGACCTTGCGGCGGTGGGAATCCGGCGGTTTCTTGCCGCGCTTTTCAAGGGCGGGGCGTATTCCCGCGACATTCTGGGAACGGAGGCGGGGCTGAAAAGATTTTCCCGCGCCGCCGTGGCGGAGTTTCACCGCAAGGCGCTGAATCCGCGTGAGATGATAATTGTGGTTGTGGGTGATGTGAGCGCGAAAAAGGCGTTAAGGCGGCTTGAAAAGGATTTTTCCCGCCTTGCCCCCGCGCCCCGTCTCCGTCCGCAATCTTCGCGTGTAAAGCAAACCCGCAAGCCGCTTGTAACTGTGAAAAACGAGCCGGAAAAGCAGCAGACTCACATAATCGCGGGCTTTGGCGCGCCGAAAATAGGCAGCCCGGACTACTATCCGTTTCAGGTGTTGAACTCCATTCTTTCCGGTCAGGGCGGGCGGCTGTTTCTCAAACTCAGGGACGAGATGAGTCTTGCGTATTCCGTAACTTCTTTTTACGGCGCGCGTGTGGATGCGGGTTATTTCGGGGTTTACATTGGCACTGCTCCGGGCAAGG
Proteins encoded:
- a CDS encoding CDP-alcohol phosphatidyltransferase family protein, which produces MRRARINPGRVVSFLPNVITTASLCFGLLSIGLSVQVAAGASADADIVWRAAAFIAVSMVLDMLDGRIARALGVADNRFGVIYDSLSDAICFGLAPPLLVYSLLGGSHSGPLLNIGLLIYVVCAVMRLARFNVQSSSLEKRSFMGLPSPMAAGVMISPVFVATELGMFPLSGEMAVFYAVAAPVTGFFMVSGVRYRKAGFFSFGGKRFDFLVTTSVLIAVVAVNPGLSVAAVSTLYLLSGPALFALGRLRRRGGNRGGETEKAG
- a CDS encoding pitrilysin family protein; this translates as MRARAFLLFLCAVFYAGGSELSAKEISSVTKTRLDNGLTVLLEPDASAPVTAVNVWVKTGSGCERDGERGLAHFHEHMLFKGGGDMGPGELAFEVESSGGRINAFTSFDHTVYHIVSASRSAGRSIDLLASSVTAPAFDPEELKKEIEVVVEEIRRDKDNPSSVMSRRLFETAYEGHPYGLPILGTRESVRSFTREKVSAFYRKWYTPRNMVVVVTGDFKPGSVLARIKKRFGSLKKSPAAVCAEATAPPVRKSPAVSVQKRDTNEGYFSLAFRIPGVAHEDVPALDVISEIMGAGDSSRLHRIVKEEKGIVNTVYSYAYAPVMGGVFAVGGTVAPDGAEAAYGEILPMLYGLADASPAPSEIQKAKVNIESDSVRSRETMQGRAHSLGFYETAAGDYGFEGAYVEAVRAVTPADIRRVAAKYFTPANLSVSAVVPPASRSSAQSVKKAVSGAKPPSPDSGKGGKTNIHKLKNGIKVIIKENKSVPLFSVRLLFPGGLRFEDARSGGLSNLTANMLTRGTHSRTAKQIAEEMESLAGYIEGFSGRDSAGVVMEALSANFDTAMDIFADVALNPSFEPEEMARAKREISAAISKKKDDLAAVGIRRFLAALFKGGAYSRDILGTEAGLKRFSRAAVAEFHRKALNPREMIIVVVGDVSAKKALRRLEKDFSRLAPAPRLRPQSSRVKQTRKPLVTVKNEPEKQQTHIIAGFGAPKIGSPDYYPFQVLNSILSGQGGRLFLKLRDEMSLAYSVTSFYGARVDAGYFGVYIGTAPGKESEARDEIVAQLKALVKGGVTAREVERAQRKMAGEFEIGLQRNSAQAATMGFDELYGVGWDEHKEFVGKVMSVTPEDVLRVARKYIDVNSRVVSVVRGGG